From the genome of Cytobacillus firmus, one region includes:
- the nadC gene encoding carboxylating nicotinate-nucleotide diphosphorylase, which yields MNKLKLRLQLEQYFLEDIGDRDLTSELIFGEGQIGKVIFLAKDNGIFCGEEIVRSGFKVLNPAAEVNMKVRDGEWIEKGQILAEAAGPVSDLLKGERVILNLLQRMSGIATKTNEAVRVLDSSHTKICDTRKTTPGLRMLEKYAVRAGGGFNHRYGLYDAVMIKDNHISFAGSIAKAVEEVRSKIGHMVKVEVETETKEQVLEAVEAGADVIMFDNRSPEEIKEWIRSVPNGIVTEASGGITLDNLQAYSDTGVDFISLGFLTHSVKSLDISVKVIVE from the coding sequence ATGAACAAATTAAAGCTGCGATTGCAACTTGAACAATATTTTCTCGAGGACATTGGTGACCGCGACCTGACAAGTGAACTTATTTTTGGAGAGGGCCAGATAGGAAAGGTCATTTTTCTTGCAAAAGACAATGGGATTTTTTGCGGTGAAGAAATAGTCAGATCAGGATTTAAGGTGCTGAACCCGGCGGCTGAAGTCAATATGAAAGTAAGGGACGGAGAATGGATAGAGAAAGGTCAAATCCTTGCTGAAGCCGCAGGGCCAGTATCGGATTTATTAAAAGGAGAAAGAGTTATTTTGAATCTGCTCCAAAGAATGAGCGGAATAGCAACAAAAACAAATGAGGCTGTCCGGGTTCTGGACAGTTCACATACAAAGATCTGTGATACAAGAAAAACTACTCCAGGCCTGAGAATGCTTGAAAAATATGCAGTCAGGGCCGGAGGGGGATTTAATCATCGATATGGCCTCTATGATGCAGTCATGATCAAAGACAACCATATTTCTTTTGCCGGCTCAATTGCGAAAGCTGTGGAAGAAGTGCGGTCAAAAATTGGGCATATGGTAAAAGTCGAAGTCGAAACGGAAACAAAAGAACAAGTCCTGGAAGCAGTTGAGGCAGGTGCAGATGTAATTATGTTCGACAACAGGAGTCCGGAAGAGATAAAAGAGTGGATCAGAAGCGTGCCGAATGGGATAGTGACTGAAGCCTCCGGAGGAATAACCCTCGATAACCTGCAGGCTTACAGCGATACAGGAGTTGATTTCATTTCCCTCGGCTTTCTTACCCATTCTGTGAAATCACTTGATATAAGCGTGAAGGTTATTGTGGAATAA
- the nadB gene encoding L-aspartate oxidase — protein MNADVLIIGSGVAALQLAKKLRQDLNVIILTKSSIKNGNSYMAQGGIAAALGKNDHPSKHYMDTLEAGRFHNDSDAVLSLTSEAPTLIKELNQEGCLFDMDSEGSIALGREGAHSENRIVHGGGDSTGKTVIDFMLLKQNPNVRFLEDILVFQLLINEKDGRCIGLKGKDSAGAIHRFFSSHVVLATGGCGQLYEYTSNAVTVTGDGIALAYRAGAEIADMEFIQFHPTLLYKDGKALGLISEAVRGEGGRLITEDGSPVMGGLHPQGDLAPRHIVSQAIYHSLEKGKTVFLDISSIENFKSRFPTITKICEENGVDLGLGKIPVSPGSHFLMGGIKTDLLGRTSIPGLYAIGEAACTGIHGANRLASNSLLEGLYCGKRLADWLNGLPYSEPAEEKQSHNPELRRPFKEDLPSIEEIKVNMMKNAGIIKTKEGLFAQMAWLEGCKIEEWIKADLEHFSKEEITRAFMLIAAYLITDSALRRTESRGGHFRQDYPFESPEWLGKRIIHCRKAERNGENEQIKAAIAT, from the coding sequence ATGAATGCCGACGTTTTAATTATTGGAAGCGGGGTAGCCGCTCTGCAGTTGGCAAAGAAGCTGCGCCAGGACTTAAATGTGATTATTCTCACAAAGTCGAGTATAAAAAATGGAAACTCATATATGGCGCAGGGCGGTATTGCTGCTGCCCTGGGAAAAAATGATCACCCATCAAAGCACTACATGGATACACTCGAAGCAGGAAGGTTCCATAATGATTCTGATGCAGTGCTGTCCTTGACCAGTGAGGCGCCAACCCTTATAAAAGAGCTGAATCAGGAGGGATGCCTGTTTGATATGGATTCTGAAGGATCCATTGCGTTAGGAAGGGAAGGGGCTCATTCAGAAAATAGAATTGTTCATGGGGGAGGAGACAGCACAGGAAAAACAGTCATCGATTTTATGCTGTTAAAGCAAAATCCCAACGTTCGTTTCTTAGAAGATATTCTTGTATTCCAATTGCTCATAAATGAAAAAGACGGCAGGTGTATAGGGCTAAAAGGAAAAGATTCTGCTGGTGCCATTCATCGATTCTTTTCCTCTCATGTTGTGCTCGCTACGGGAGGCTGCGGCCAGCTGTATGAATATACCTCCAATGCCGTCACTGTAACTGGAGATGGGATTGCCTTAGCATACAGGGCCGGGGCAGAGATTGCAGATATGGAGTTCATCCAATTTCACCCCACACTTCTCTATAAAGACGGCAAAGCACTGGGGCTGATCTCTGAAGCTGTAAGGGGAGAGGGCGGGCGTCTTATTACAGAAGACGGGAGCCCTGTAATGGGAGGTCTTCACCCACAGGGTGATTTAGCGCCTAGACATATAGTGTCACAGGCCATTTATCATTCACTGGAGAAGGGGAAAACCGTGTTCCTGGATATCTCTTCAATTGAAAACTTTAAATCCCGATTTCCGACCATAACAAAAATATGTGAAGAAAACGGCGTAGATTTAGGTCTTGGGAAAATCCCTGTTTCTCCCGGAAGTCATTTTTTAATGGGAGGAATAAAAACTGATTTATTGGGCCGCACCAGCATTCCTGGACTGTATGCGATTGGTGAAGCTGCCTGCACAGGCATACATGGTGCTAACCGGCTTGCAAGCAATTCCCTGCTGGAAGGGCTGTATTGCGGCAAGCGGCTAGCGGATTGGCTTAATGGACTGCCTTATAGTGAACCTGCTGAAGAAAAGCAAAGTCATAACCCTGAACTAAGGCGGCCATTTAAAGAAGATTTGCCTTCCATTGAAGAAATTAAAGTGAACATGATGAAAAATGCCGGGATTATCAAAACAAAGGAAGGGCTTTTCGCTCAGATGGCCTGGCTTGAAGGCTGCAAAATTGAAGAATGGATAAAAGCAGATCTTGAACATTTTTCAAAAGAGGAAATAACACGGGCTTTTATGCTGATTGCAGCCTATCTGATCACAGATTCTGCATTAAGGCGAACAGAGAGCCGGGGTGGTCATTTCCGGCAGGATTATCCTTTCGAAAGCCCGGAATGGCTTGGAAAAAGGATTATTCACTGCCGAAAAGCTGAAAGGAATGGTGAAAATGAACAAATTAAAGCTGCGATTGCAACTTGA
- a CDS encoding IscS subfamily cysteine desulfurase codes for MNDLIRKRKQVRYIKYFDYAASCPLDKEAADAYIKASTEYFGNSRSLHDTGSAAEGLLENCRMELAGILSVKSEGIYFTSGGTESNFLAIDALLSASEKSGKHIITGIAEHSSIHSILEKLRLEKGYEITKIPFGADGRIDLKKLSSAFRDDTVLVTIQHGNSEIGTLQPLLEISELCRERQILLHSDCVHTFGKSDLKEVARFADSLSFSAHKFYGPKGIGGIYLKPGMRWSSFLPGVSHEKGFRPGTVNLPGVVGMTVAAQKAYVNLSKHNSHFQMLREVLLKELEAAQEKFVIYDFTGSYQLPSTLGLRLKGVEGQYIMLECNRLGFAISTGSACSTGLQTVSKTMEALGVADKKGKEFIRISFGWNTSAADAKALGEKLAIMARELVPL; via the coding sequence TTGAACGATTTAATTAGAAAGCGAAAGCAGGTGAGGTACATTAAATATTTCGATTACGCAGCATCTTGTCCGCTTGACAAGGAAGCCGCAGATGCCTATATAAAAGCCTCAACTGAATACTTTGGCAATTCCCGCAGCCTTCATGATACCGGGAGCGCAGCAGAAGGGCTTCTTGAAAATTGCAGGATGGAATTGGCAGGCATTTTAAGCGTTAAGAGTGAAGGAATCTATTTTACCAGCGGAGGTACGGAAAGCAATTTTCTTGCAATAGATGCGTTGCTGTCTGCTTCTGAAAAATCAGGAAAACATATCATAACGGGAATCGCTGAACATTCATCCATTCATAGTATTTTAGAGAAATTACGCCTTGAGAAAGGGTATGAAATTACAAAAATTCCTTTTGGTGCAGATGGCCGAATAGACCTGAAAAAATTAAGTTCCGCCTTCAGGGATGATACCGTCTTAGTTACCATACAGCATGGCAATTCTGAAATCGGCACATTGCAGCCTCTCCTTGAGATCAGCGAGCTTTGCAGGGAAAGGCAAATATTGCTGCATAGTGATTGTGTCCATACGTTTGGCAAATCAGATTTAAAAGAAGTCGCCCGCTTTGCTGATAGCCTGTCCTTTTCTGCACATAAATTTTATGGGCCAAAAGGGATCGGAGGGATTTACTTAAAACCAGGCATGCGGTGGAGCTCCTTTTTACCAGGAGTTTCACATGAAAAGGGATTCAGGCCAGGCACCGTAAATCTTCCGGGGGTTGTTGGGATGACAGTGGCTGCACAGAAAGCTTATGTAAATTTAAGCAAGCATAACAGCCATTTCCAAATGCTGCGAGAAGTACTGCTAAAGGAACTTGAAGCTGCACAGGAGAAATTCGTAATATACGATTTTACAGGCTCTTACCAGCTTCCTTCTACATTGGGACTTCGGCTAAAAGGGGTGGAAGGACAATACATCATGCTCGAATGCAATAGGCTCGGATTTGCCATATCTACAGGAAGTGCATGCAGCACAGGCCTGCAAACTGTTTCTAAAACGATGGAGGCACTGGGAGTTGCAGATAAAAAAGGCAAAGAATTTATCAGGATTTCTTTCGGATGGAATACATCTGCAGCGGATGCAAAGGCATTGGGGGAAAAGCTGGCTATCATGGCCAGGGAACTTGTACCTCTCTAA
- a CDS encoding transcription repressor NadR, with protein MNEQKKVLGEERRTFLLELLKESGQPITGGDLAAKTNVSRQVIVGDITLLKARKEPIIATSQGYMYLHQASPASAAERVIACHHDPGRTEEELNLLVDHGVTVKDVRIEHPVYGDLTASVMVSTRQEVKQFMNKITSTKASFLSELTDGIHLHTLSAASERKLDEAEKLLKEAGFLINLE; from the coding sequence ATGAATGAACAAAAAAAGGTGCTCGGAGAAGAGCGGAGGACCTTTCTGCTTGAGCTGCTGAAAGAAAGCGGACAGCCCATTACAGGAGGCGACCTTGCAGCAAAAACAAATGTAAGCAGACAGGTAATTGTTGGGGATATCACCCTTCTAAAAGCAAGAAAAGAGCCAATCATTGCCACGAGCCAGGGTTATATGTATCTTCATCAGGCTTCTCCTGCATCAGCAGCCGAGCGGGTCATTGCCTGTCATCATGACCCTGGGAGGACTGAAGAGGAATTGAATCTGCTTGTCGATCATGGAGTTACTGTAAAAGATGTAAGAATTGAACATCCCGTCTATGGTGACTTAACTGCATCGGTTATGGTATCCACCCGCCAGGAAGTGAAGCAATTTATGAATAAAATTACTTCTACAAAGGCTTCTTTCTTATCAGAATTAACAGACGGCATCCACCTCCATACTCTGTCCGCAGCCTCCGAACGGAAACTCGATGAAGCTGAGAAATTATTAAAAGAAGCTGGATTTCTTATTAACCTGGAATAG
- the pheA gene encoding prephenate dehydratase has translation MKLGFLGPKATFTDIAARSLFPNETAVAYPTIPACFDALNENEIELAVVPLENALEGSVNITLDYLIHEVDFPIIGELTAPIRQHFMVHPAHVKEWDKTDVVYSHSHAIAQCHKFLHKELKGIPCESTTSTAAAAQFVKENPDMRAGAIANELAAEVYGLAIVREDIHDFDYNHTKFIVLANKELSISDDRKEFAGHKTTVMVTLPADRSGALHQVLSAFAWRKLNLTKIESRPMKTGLGNYFFIIDVDMKLDDILIPGAAAELEALGCSVKVLGSYPYFQLRNKNSRVLQE, from the coding sequence GTGAAGTTAGGATTTTTAGGACCTAAAGCCACTTTTACAGATATTGCAGCCAGGAGCTTGTTCCCTAATGAGACAGCCGTTGCCTACCCAACGATACCTGCCTGTTTTGATGCTTTAAATGAGAATGAAATAGAGCTGGCGGTAGTTCCTCTTGAAAACGCATTGGAAGGCTCAGTGAACATTACATTGGACTATTTAATCCATGAAGTGGATTTTCCGATTATCGGCGAACTGACAGCTCCTATTCGCCAGCATTTTATGGTTCATCCAGCTCATGTTAAGGAGTGGGATAAAACAGATGTGGTTTATAGTCATTCCCATGCTATTGCACAATGCCATAAATTTCTGCATAAAGAGCTGAAAGGGATCCCTTGTGAAAGCACTACTTCCACAGCAGCCGCAGCTCAATTTGTAAAGGAAAATCCAGACATGCGGGCAGGCGCCATAGCTAATGAATTAGCTGCGGAAGTATATGGGTTGGCGATCGTTAGAGAAGATATCCATGATTTTGATTATAACCATACAAAGTTCATTGTTTTAGCCAATAAAGAATTGTCAATCAGCGATGACCGCAAGGAATTTGCAGGGCACAAGACGACTGTTATGGTGACGCTGCCGGCTGACAGGTCAGGGGCTCTTCATCAGGTACTTTCGGCATTTGCCTGGAGGAAGCTCAACTTGACCAAGATTGAATCAAGACCGATGAAAACAGGATTAGGGAATTATTTCTTTATCATTGACGTGGATATGAAACTGGATGACATCCTAATCCCTGGTGCAGCTGCTGAATTGGAGGCATTGGGCTGCAGTGTTAAGGTTTTGGGCAGCTATCCGTATTTTCAGCTTCGGAATAAGAACAGCAGAGTTCTGCAGGAATAA
- a CDS encoding ACT domain-containing protein codes for MRKDRFDKKFYLVREDVLPEAMKKTLDAKEMIERGKAESVWDAVQKVDLSRSAFYKYRDTVFPFHTVVKERLITLFFHLEDRSGTLSHLLGVVASSGCNVLTIHQTIPLQGRANVTLSLNVTEMGIEIEELLTRLRKLEFVEKVEVLGTGA; via the coding sequence ATGAGAAAAGATAGATTCGATAAGAAATTTTATTTGGTTCGTGAAGATGTTCTGCCTGAAGCCATGAAGAAAACATTGGATGCGAAGGAAATGATCGAAAGGGGAAAAGCCGAATCGGTTTGGGATGCTGTCCAGAAAGTTGATTTGAGCAGAAGTGCTTTTTATAAATATAGAGACACTGTGTTCCCTTTCCATACGGTTGTCAAAGAACGGCTGATCACTTTATTCTTTCACCTGGAAGACAGGTCAGGGACTTTATCACATTTATTGGGCGTTGTGGCTTCATCGGGGTGCAATGTCTTAACAATTCACCAGACCATTCCCCTTCAGGGAAGGGCAAATGTCACGCTTTCCCTGAATGTAACTGAAATGGGCATCGAGATTGAGGAACTCTTGACGAGGCTTCGAAAATTGGAGTTTGTAGAAAAAGTAGAGGTGCTGGGAACGGGTGCATGA
- the obgE gene encoding GTPase ObgE: MFVDQVKVYVKGGDGGNGMVAFRREKYVPNGGPAGGDGGKGANVVFEVNEGLRTLMDFRYQRHFKAPRGEHGMSKNQHGRNSKDMIVKVPPGTVVTDAESGEVIADLTEHGQRAVIARGGRGGRGNTRFATPANPAPELSEHGEPGQERDVVLELKLLADVGLVGFPSVGKSTLLSVVSSARPKIAEYHFTTIAPNLGMVETEDGRSFVMADLPGLIEGAHSGVGLGHQFLRHIERTRVIVHVIDMAAVEGRDPFEDYLTINKELKEYNLRLTERPQIIVANKMDMPDAEENLKKFKEQLDEDYPIFPISALTRQGLRDLLFAVADKVEETPEFPLSHEEEEDTGVHRVLYKHEAEQTEFVITRDPAGVFVVSGDAIEKLFKMTDFSRDESVRRFARQLRGMGVDDALREKGAKDGDTVKLLDYEFEFID, encoded by the coding sequence ATGTTTGTCGATCAAGTCAAAGTTTATGTTAAAGGTGGGGACGGGGGCAACGGAATGGTTGCTTTCCGCCGGGAAAAGTATGTGCCGAACGGAGGCCCGGCCGGCGGAGATGGCGGCAAGGGTGCCAATGTTGTTTTTGAAGTGAATGAAGGATTGCGCACGTTAATGGATTTCCGTTATCAGCGCCACTTTAAAGCTCCCCGCGGTGAGCATGGCATGTCCAAGAACCAGCATGGAAGAAATTCAAAAGACATGATTGTTAAAGTACCGCCGGGAACAGTCGTAACAGATGCCGAATCAGGGGAAGTAATCGCCGATCTGACTGAGCACGGGCAAAGAGCTGTCATAGCACGCGGGGGCCGCGGAGGCAGGGGAAATACCCGATTTGCGACACCTGCCAATCCTGCGCCTGAATTGTCCGAACATGGCGAACCTGGCCAGGAACGAGATGTTGTGCTTGAGCTCAAGCTTTTAGCTGATGTTGGTTTAGTAGGTTTCCCAAGCGTCGGAAAATCAACTTTACTGTCAGTTGTATCATCAGCAAGACCAAAGATTGCGGAATACCACTTTACGACAATTGCTCCCAATCTGGGAATGGTTGAGACTGAAGATGGACGCAGCTTTGTAATGGCAGACTTGCCTGGATTAATTGAAGGAGCCCATTCGGGAGTAGGACTTGGCCATCAGTTTTTGCGGCATATTGAAAGAACAAGGGTTATTGTTCATGTTATCGATATGGCTGCTGTTGAGGGCAGAGATCCTTTTGAAGACTATCTAACGATCAATAAAGAATTAAAAGAATATAACCTGCGTCTCACCGAAAGGCCGCAGATCATTGTGGCTAATAAAATGGACATGCCTGATGCAGAGGAAAATCTAAAAAAATTCAAGGAACAGCTTGATGAAGATTATCCGATTTTCCCGATATCCGCTTTAACAAGACAAGGGTTAAGGGATTTATTATTTGCCGTTGCAGATAAGGTTGAAGAAACCCCTGAATTCCCGCTGTCACATGAAGAAGAGGAAGACACAGGTGTCCACCGCGTTCTTTACAAGCATGAAGCAGAACAGACCGAATTTGTCATTACTAGAGATCCTGCAGGAGTGTTCGTTGTATCAGGTGATGCTATTGAGAAACTCTTTAAGATGACTGACTTCTCAAGAGATGAATCTGTCCGCAGGTTTGCCAGACAGCTGCGCGGAATGGGTGTGGATGATGCTCTTCGTGAAAAAGGAGCAAAAGACGGTGATACCGTTAAGCTGCTTGATTATGAATTCGAGTTTATTGACTAA
- a CDS encoding sporulation initiation phosphotransferase B, translating into MEKDWNMIEVLRHARHDWLNKIQLIKGNLSLNKIDRAKEIIDEIVVEAQQEARLSNLNLPGFASLLLTYNWENHYFQVEYEVLDDPIAGRLDDSVLSEWTGSFLAILDSSVKPYHDNHLSVSIRHEKEGARFFFDFSGILTDMDQLEKFFKKKNTDITAAVQDLAEEELALELFVPFIANGRE; encoded by the coding sequence ATGGAAAAAGACTGGAATATGATTGAAGTGCTGCGTCATGCCCGGCATGACTGGCTGAATAAAATACAATTAATTAAAGGCAACCTTTCCCTTAATAAGATAGACAGGGCTAAGGAAATCATAGATGAAATTGTAGTGGAAGCACAGCAGGAGGCAAGACTTTCGAATTTGAATCTTCCTGGTTTTGCTTCGCTTTTATTGACTTATAATTGGGAGAACCACTACTTTCAGGTTGAATATGAGGTGCTCGATGATCCCATTGCCGGACGGTTGGATGACTCTGTCCTTTCTGAGTGGACAGGCTCTTTTTTGGCCATTTTGGACTCATCAGTTAAGCCTTACCATGATAATCATTTATCTGTGTCCATCAGGCATGAAAAAGAAGGGGCTCGTTTCTTTTTTGATTTTAGCGGAATACTAACAGATATGGATCAATTGGAGAAGTTCTTTAAAAAGAAGAACACTGACATAACGGCTGCTGTTCAGGACTTAGCTGAAGAGGAGCTTGCACTGGAATTATTTGTGCCATTCATTGCGAATGGCAGAGAGTGA
- the rpmA gene encoding 50S ribosomal protein L27, translating into MLLKLDLQLFASKKGVGSTKNGRDSISKRLGAKRADGQFVTGGSILYRQRGTKIYPGVNVGKGGDDTLFAKVDGVVKFERLGRDRKQVSVYPAAQEA; encoded by the coding sequence ATGCTATTAAAATTAGATCTTCAGTTGTTCGCTTCTAAAAAGGGAGTAGGTTCTACAAAGAACGGCCGTGATTCAATCTCTAAGCGTCTTGGCGCTAAGCGTGCGGACGGACAATTCGTTACTGGCGGCTCAATCTTATACCGTCAGCGCGGTACTAAGATCTACCCAGGTGTAAACGTGGGTAAAGGCGGCGATGACACACTATTCGCGAAAGTTGACGGTGTTGTTAAATTCGAGCGTCTTGGACGTGACCGCAAGCAAGTGAGCGTATATCCTGCAGCTCAAGAGGCGTAA
- a CDS encoding ribosomal-processing cysteine protease Prp — protein MIEITIIRKDSGNIHSFEISGHAFFANRGKDIVCAGVSAVSIGAINAVHALTGVTPEISHGEGFLRCVLPDLRDDMNEKVQLLLEGMVVSLQTIEEDYGKYIKITFKKQEVE, from the coding sequence ATGATTGAAATTACGATTATTCGTAAAGATTCCGGAAATATTCATTCGTTTGAAATTAGTGGTCATGCATTCTTCGCAAACAGAGGCAAGGATATCGTCTGTGCAGGCGTATCTGCTGTGTCCATCGGTGCCATTAATGCTGTCCATGCCCTAACCGGCGTGACACCAGAAATCAGCCATGGAGAGGGCTTTCTCCGCTGTGTCCTTCCTGATCTTCGGGATGACATGAATGAGAAAGTGCAGCTTCTGCTTGAAGGCATGGTTGTCTCATTGCAGACGATTGAAGAGGACTACGGAAAGTATATAAAAATTACCTTCAAAAAGCAGGAGGTGGAATAA
- the rplU gene encoding 50S ribosomal protein L21, which yields MYAIIETGGKQLRVEEGQAIYIEKLNAEAGETVTFEKVLFVGGDSVKVGSPVVEGATVTAKVEKQGRQKKITVFKYKAKKNYRKKQGHRQPYTKVVIEKINA from the coding sequence ATGTACGCGATTATCGAAACTGGCGGAAAGCAATTACGTGTAGAAGAAGGTCAAGCTATCTACATCGAAAAGCTTAACGCTGAAGCAGGCGAAACAGTTACTTTTGAAAAGGTTCTTTTCGTTGGCGGAGACAGCGTAAAAGTAGGAAGCCCTGTAGTTGAAGGTGCTACTGTTACAGCTAAAGTTGAAAAACAAGGCCGTCAAAAGAAAATCACTGTATTCAAATACAAAGCGAAGAAAAACTATCGTAAGAAGCAAGGTCATCGTCAGCCTTACACTAAAGTTGTGATTGAAAAAATCAACGCTTAA